Sequence from the Fulvivirga ligni genome:
ATACTGTTTCGGGAGTAGTAGAATCTCCTTCTATGCAAGAGGAATATGAGGATATGCAAGAGGCTCCTGAAGAAATTGAGGAAGAGCAGATGGAAGAGGTGAGTGAGGAGCCTGAAATGGTGTCAGAAGTGGAGGAAAAAGGACAGAACCTTGTTCAGGAAAAGGCCGCAGAAGATATCAGCGAAATGGACAGTGAGGAGGGGTACTTCAATTTATATCTTAACGCTATAAACACTAAGAACTATCAAGAAGTAAAGGGGAAAGTTAAAGTGATAGACCCTGAGCGGGTAAAAGAGCTTGATGAAGTTAAAACTCATAAGTTGGTTAAGCTTAAGGATCCTCACAATGGTACCGAAAAAGTGCAGTTGATTACTAATATATTCGGGTTCAAAGAAGTGCAACACACCATAGATCTGGATGATCCGGTTAATGATTCTACAGAAGCTTTTGTAGATGTTATGGGTGATTCAATAATAGTGCATTTCGATTTGGAGAGATTCAAAAAGGGAGATGTTCTGGTTATGTACAATGTATATTTCTACAAGGACGCCGCCATTATGAAGCCTGAGTCAATCTTTGAGCTAAATAGTCTATTAGATATGCTCAATGAGAATAAAAAGTATAAAGTAGCCATTCATGGTCATACAAATGGTAATTCCACCGGTAAAATCATCCATTTAGATGATAAGGATAAGAATTATTTTAGCCTACATGAGCAGCATAAAGAAACGGTAGGGAGCGCCAAAAAGCTTTCGCAGTACCGAGCATACACTATTCAGCAATGGTTAATAGAGCAGGGAGTTGATCCAGCTCGAATGGAAATTAAAGGCTGGGGCGGTAAAAAAATGCTTTATGATAAGTTTGATGCTCAAGCCCAAAAAAACGTTCGAGTTGAAATAGAAATTACAGACGAGTAATTTTTTTTGAAATTAACTGGAACTTCACTTACTTACATTTTATTTTACAATTTTTATTAACCTCAACCTGTAATGAAAGCCTTTTCATATTTCTTCATTGTCTTACTATGTCTGTTGGTTTCGTCTACTGGCTTTGGACAAACCAACTCATCTGATAAAGAGATGCTTCAGGGCTATTATGTAGTAGTTGGAGCTTATTCACCCAGAAAGGAAAGCTATGCTCAGAGATATGTGGATGTAATAAAAAAGATGGGTTATGAGGCTGACTATGGTTTCAATACCAAGAAAGACCTTTATTTTGTTTTTGTGGACTATACTGAGAATTATAGAGCATCTATAACCAGTATGAGTGAAACCAGAACTATCGAGAAGTTTCATGATGCCTGGGTTTTCGTGTGTCTTGGTGGTCCGGTAAGAGTGCCATTGGCACAAGCTGATACTGAAGCTGGTAAAGAAGAAGAGGCGGATGTGGTGGAAGCCAAAAGGGATGAAAAGCCTGCTGAAGTAGCGCAAGAAAAAGTTTCTGATGTGGCTGTAACTGCACCAGTTACGGAATCGGTTAAAGAGGAGGAGGTTGAAGATTCATCTGCAGTGGCTGTAGAGGAAATCTTAATTGATGAAAATGCTGAGGAGAAACCAATAGTCAAAAATGGCAACCTGTCAGATTATTCTGTTTTCTTTAATCTGGTAAATGCCAGAAATAATTCTGATGTAAAAGGTGAGGTTCAAATAGTTGATGCCGAGCGCTCTAAGTTGATAGCTGTTAAGGACGGAGGTGATTATATCGAATTGCCTGATCCACATAACGGTACTGGAAATCTTACTCTGCTTTGTGATGTGTTTGGGTTTAGGAAGACTCAAATGGAGATTAACTATTACCATCCATTAAAAGATACAATATCTGAAGATGTAGATCTTTTAGCAGATGTTTATCTGGTGAATTTTGACCTGGTAAGATACCATGCGGGTGATATTGTAACTATGTATAATGTTTACTTTTTTAATGATGCAGCGCTTATGAGGCCTGAATCTAAATACGAAGTAAATAGTCTGTTAAGTATGCTTCAGGAAAATCCAGGTTATGCTATAAGAATTCATGGACATACTAACGGTAATGGCGTAGGTAAAATCATTTCCAAAGGTGATGCTAGCTCATATTTTGCTCTCGATAATGGTAATAAAGAGGGTGCTGGTAGTGCTAAAGAACTTTCCAAGCAAAGAGCTGAGCTTATCAGAGATTATCTAATAGAACAAGGTATAGAGCCTGAAAGAATAGAAGTAAAAGCATGGGGAGGAAAGCGCATGCTTTATGATAAATACAGCACAAAAGCTAAACAGAACGTGAGGGTAGAAGTAGAGATTCTTAGCGAATAATTTACATATACCTTTTATACCACCACTGAAATACTATCAAAGACCAGATCCGGGCGTGTACATCGCCTGGATTATTAGAAAATAGTTTCTTCTTAAGTTTCTGAACTGTTTTCAAATCAAAAATTCCTTGATCTTTAATAAAGTTGTCTTCAAGAAGGTCTTGAGTAATCAATGACTTCATGTCATTTCTAAGCCACTTGAGTAATGGTACTTCAAAACCTTTTTTAGGTCTGTTATAAAGCTCCTTAGGAAGTATATCTTTGAAGGTGTCTTGCAGTATTCTTTTTCTTATCTGACTGTTAATTTTAGATGAGTCAGGTAGATTAAAGGCAAACTCCACCACCTCATGATCCAGGAATGGTACCCTTACCTCCAGACTATTTGCCATTGACATTCGGTCAACTTTAGTTAGCATGTCATCGGGTAGTACCATATTCATGTCAGTCATTAATATGTCATTAATGCTTTCATTATCAGGAAGATGTTTCAATAGTTCTTGTTTGGCTTCCAGATATTTTTCTCTATCTACAGCATTTTGAGATTCGTTAGTGAGTAAATCATTCACCTCATTTTCAGAGGCATATCCAGCCCATTGCCAATAGCGCTCACTACTGCTTAGTTTCATTCCTGTGCTGAACCTGTCTAGCTGTCTGAATAGGTTGGTGAGAGAGTTGCTGCGCGATTTCGGAAGCGCCTTCCATACTGGCCCTAGTTTTTTCACTAAATCTGCCTTAGAGCCACCTTGAAGGATTTTATAAAATGCGGCGTGCTTATTATATCCAGCGAATAGCTCATCGGCACCATCGCCTGACAATGCTACTGTGGCATGTTTTCGGGTTTCCTTTGAGAGTACATAAACAGCTATGGCAGAGCTATCCGCAAAAGGCTCATCTATATAATCAAGAATATCATTTAGGTGAGAATACATTTCTTCATTGGTTAATGAAAAAATAGTGTGCTCAGTGCCGATTTTTTTTGCTACCAGGCTAGCATAAGAAGACTCGTCAAAGAACTTCTCATCTTTGTAACCTATTGAGAATGTGTGTAAATCTGGCTTATGTTTTGCGGCCAGGCTTGCTATAACTGATGAATCAATTCCTCCACTAAGAAACGAACCAAGCGGCACATCAGCGACCAGCCTTTTTTGAACGGACTTTTCCAGAATCTCTCCCAGTTCTTTCCTTTGCGAATCATAATCCTTTTTAGTAAAGTTATTTTTGTTATAAGGAATAGAGTAGAAAGGCGTTATATTAATTACCTCGCTGTTTAATTCAATATAATGTCCTGGCTTAAGCTTTTTCACATCCTTAAGTATAGTCTGTGGGGCAGGTATGTAATTGAGTTGCAGGTATGTGTATAACGCCGAGTAGTCTATCTTCTTCTCTATTCCATAAGCCTCTATAGATTTCATTTCAGAAGCGAATAGAAACCGATCATTGTCCAAAAGATAATAGAGAGGCTTTATGCCCATTCTGTCTCTTGCTATAAACAGTGATTTTTCTTCTATATCATAAATAGCAAAGGCGAAAAAGCCATTTAATTGAGAGAGGCAATCTTTACCCTTTTTAATGAAAAGCTGTAAAAGAACTTCAGTATCAGTATTGGATTTGAACTGGACCCCGGTGTTAATTAATTCTTCTCGTAGCTCTCTGTAGTTGAAAATTTCGCCGTTGAAAATGATAACATACCTGCCGGAAGCATCATACATGGGTTGGTTGCCTTCAGGAGAAGGGTCTATGATGGAAAGTCTGCGGTGGCCCAGTGCAACATGGCTGTCATTATAGAGATTTTGAATGTCCGGACCTCTATTAGATAAGCATTCTGTAGCCTTGGCTACATTGATCATGCTCACCTTTCCTACAAGGTTAAAGGCGTAAATTCCAC
This genomic interval carries:
- a CDS encoding OmpA family protein, which translates into the protein MTSTAHSNSYAKFEPNPEKSYVVIGAFSYHKNALKFVSFAQRKSLHAFYEKNLDRGLYYVYVYSSDDKQKAIDEASRVRDEYGFYDAWVYTGNFGKASGYVAAVDTVSGVVESPSMQEEYEDMQEAPEEIEEEQMEEVSEEPEMVSEVEEKGQNLVQEKAAEDISEMDSEEGYFNLYLNAINTKNYQEVKGKVKVIDPERVKELDEVKTHKLVKLKDPHNGTEKVQLITNIFGFKEVQHTIDLDDPVNDSTEAFVDVMGDSIIVHFDLERFKKGDVLVMYNVYFYKDAAIMKPESIFELNSLLDMLNENKKYKVAIHGHTNGNSTGKIIHLDDKDKNYFSLHEQHKETVGSAKKLSQYRAYTIQQWLIEQGVDPARMEIKGWGGKKMLYDKFDAQAQKNVRVEIEITDE
- a CDS encoding OmpA family protein, whose product is MKAFSYFFIVLLCLLVSSTGFGQTNSSDKEMLQGYYVVVGAYSPRKESYAQRYVDVIKKMGYEADYGFNTKKDLYFVFVDYTENYRASITSMSETRTIEKFHDAWVFVCLGGPVRVPLAQADTEAGKEEEADVVEAKRDEKPAEVAQEKVSDVAVTAPVTESVKEEEVEDSSAVAVEEILIDENAEEKPIVKNGNLSDYSVFFNLVNARNNSDVKGEVQIVDAERSKLIAVKDGGDYIELPDPHNGTGNLTLLCDVFGFRKTQMEINYYHPLKDTISEDVDLLADVYLVNFDLVRYHAGDIVTMYNVYFFNDAALMRPESKYEVNSLLSMLQENPGYAIRIHGHTNGNGVGKIISKGDASSYFALDNGNKEGAGSAKELSKQRAELIRDYLIEQGIEPERIEVKAWGGKRMLYDKYSTKAKQNVRVEVEILSE
- the asnB gene encoding asparagine synthase (glutamine-hydrolyzing), giving the protein MCGISGIYAFNLVGKVSMINVAKATECLSNRGPDIQNLYNDSHVALGHRRLSIIDPSPEGNQPMYDASGRYVIIFNGEIFNYRELREELINTGVQFKSNTDTEVLLQLFIKKGKDCLSQLNGFFAFAIYDIEEKSLFIARDRMGIKPLYYLLDNDRFLFASEMKSIEAYGIEKKIDYSALYTYLQLNYIPAPQTILKDVKKLKPGHYIELNSEVINITPFYSIPYNKNNFTKKDYDSQRKELGEILEKSVQKRLVADVPLGSFLSGGIDSSVIASLAAKHKPDLHTFSIGYKDEKFFDESSYASLVAKKIGTEHTIFSLTNEEMYSHLNDILDYIDEPFADSSAIAVYVLSKETRKHATVALSGDGADELFAGYNKHAAFYKILQGGSKADLVKKLGPVWKALPKSRSNSLTNLFRQLDRFSTGMKLSSSERYWQWAGYASENEVNDLLTNESQNAVDREKYLEAKQELLKHLPDNESINDILMTDMNMVLPDDMLTKVDRMSMANSLEVRVPFLDHEVVEFAFNLPDSSKINSQIRKRILQDTFKDILPKELYNRPKKGFEVPLLKWLRNDMKSLITQDLLEDNFIKDQGIFDLKTVQKLKKKLFSNNPGDVHARIWSLIVFQWWYKRYM